The following coding sequences lie in one Bordetella genomosp. 9 genomic window:
- a CDS encoding outer membrane protein assembly factor BamE codes for MARTTSRRLKAVFAVAAIATALAGCTSDKWGFPYKAPIQQGNWITSEQVALLRPGMTREQVRFALGSPTLTDVLHSNRWDYPYYYKPGYGPAQERKFTVWFENDQLVRWEGDKQPDVQPFQIADEPGKAAPGTSTGGGAARGAAAAGTDAANPGGAGLPAGVAPSDRAPADAAPAGGAPAQGASPGTPSSATPTGAPGAIPASPAQPMQ; via the coding sequence ATTGCACGTACCACTTCCCGCCGCCTGAAAGCGGTATTCGCCGTCGCGGCGATCGCGACCGCCCTGGCGGGATGCACCTCCGACAAATGGGGATTCCCCTATAAAGCGCCTATCCAGCAGGGCAATTGGATCACCAGCGAGCAGGTCGCGCTGCTTCGCCCCGGAATGACGCGCGAACAAGTGCGTTTCGCCCTGGGCAGCCCGACGCTGACCGACGTTCTCCATAGCAACCGCTGGGATTACCCCTACTACTACAAGCCGGGATACGGCCCCGCGCAGGAACGCAAATTCACGGTCTGGTTCGAGAACGACCAGCTCGTGCGCTGGGAAGGCGACAAGCAGCCCGACGTGCAGCCGTTCCAGATCGCCGATGAGCCGGGCAAGGCGGCGCCCGGTACGTCTACCGGCGGCGGCGCGGCGCGAGGCGCCGCGGCGGCGGGAACGGATGCGGCGAATCCTGGCGGCGCGGGGTTGCCGGCCGGCGTCGCGCCGTCGGACCGTGCCCCGGCCGATGCAGCGCCCGCCGGCGGCGCGCCCGCGCAAGGCGCATCGCCCGGGACGCCCTCAAGCGCCACGCCCACGGGCGCGCCCGGGGCCATCCCGGCCAGCCCCGCACAACCCATGCAGTAA